DNA sequence from the Paenibacillus azoreducens genome:
GGGATCAATAAAGCGCTGGACTTAGCGGGAGCTTCCTCCTTCACCCATGCTTTGATCGTGGACGGCATTGTGGCGGGCGTCGGCGGCGTGCTTGTGTTTATCCCGCAAATTTTTGTCCTGTTCCTCATCATTTCCTTTATTGAGGATTCGGGGTATATGGCACGCGTCAGTTTGCTGATGGACAGTCTCATGGAAGCTGTCGGATTGAACGGAAAAGCATTCATTCCTTTTATTATCGGATTCGGCTGCAATGTGCCTGCCGTCATGTCCGCACGCAGCATTGAACAGCCGAAGGACCGGCTGCTGACAACCCTGCTGATTCCGCTCATGTCGTGTTCAGCAAGGCTCCCGGTATATGCGCTGTTCGCGGGCGTATTTTTCGAGAGCCATCAAGCGCTGATCATCCTGTCCATGTATGTACTGGGCATCGTTATGGCGCTTCTACTCTGCAAGCTGTTTTCAACCTATTTGCTGAAAAACGAATCCTCGGTGTTTATCGTCGAGCTTCCGCCTTACCGTCTGCCGCAAGGACGCACCCTGATCCGGGGAACCTGGGAAAAGGGCAAAGGATTCCTCCGCAAAGCCGGTACGCTCATTCTTGGCGGTTCCGTATTGATCTGGTTTCTCTCTTACAGCGGACCCGGAGGATTCGGCGTAGACATGGATGACAGTTTCCTGGCCAAAATCGGCGGTCTCATGGCTCCGCTGCTGGCACCGCTTGGCTTTGGAACCTGGCAGTCGGGTTCTTCGCTGCTGACCGGCTTTTTGGCAAAGGAAATCGTTGTTTCGACTATGAACATCATTTATCACGTTCCTAACATGGAAGGCCTGCAAGGACAAATTGCGCACAGCTTTACGGGGCTGCAGGCATACAGCTTTATGGCTTTTGTTCTGCTGTATACGCCATGTCTGGCCACGGTGGGCGTCATCCGCAAGGAAACTTCCTCCTGGCGCTGGACAGCATTTTCGGTCGGTTACGCCGTGGCGCTGGCTTACCTGATTTCCCTAATTATTTATCAGGGCGGACGTTTATTGGGCCTGGCTTAAGAGCGGACCTGGACTAACAGAAACGGGGGATACAACCATGATCGATATTCTGATTGTCGGCGCCATTTTCGCCTATGCGGCCTGGACGCTTTACCGACATGTGAAAAAGAGCAAAAAAGGTGCTTGCGCCTCCTGCGCCTTGAATAAAACCTGTCAAGCTGCCTGCTCCATGTCAGAAACAGCTCCGAACCAGGCCAGCCGGACAGAAAGCCGAAACACCAAGCTCCAACATTAGAACAAGCCAAAACCTTTCAAAACAAACGGGCGGTCCGGATTTCATTTGTGAAATCACGAAGCTGCC
Encoded proteins:
- a CDS encoding FeoB-associated Cys-rich membrane protein, with protein sequence MIDILIVGAIFAYAAWTLYRHVKKSKKGACASCALNKTCQAACSMSETAPNQASRTESRNTKLQH
- the feoB gene encoding ferrous iron transport protein B; the protein is MSSFALVGNPNTGKTSLFNTLTTSYEYVGNWAGVTVEKKVGDLKNGGGQLVDLPGIYSLHPLSRDEGVAASYLMDETPSALINIVDASQLERNLALSVQLLEYGRPMMLGLNMMDVAKARGIRVDPEKLQMLLGIPVVPLVARTGKGSSEILGMLPKIPEISPSQIKLDYGIAEAAIEETGKLIASVSGLPDHRWVALQLLAQNPVIVEELASKIDMDAVNRISSNCEAQLRQAGLSSALPEWIRSVRNEFIEQICSAAVDRSSQKPHSLTERMDAILTHRFLGLPIFLAFMFLLFKVTFDWIGTPLSDLLDGLISGPVSDGINKALDLAGASSFTHALIVDGIVAGVGGVLVFIPQIFVLFLIISFIEDSGYMARVSLLMDSLMEAVGLNGKAFIPFIIGFGCNVPAVMSARSIEQPKDRLLTTLLIPLMSCSARLPVYALFAGVFFESHQALIILSMYVLGIVMALLLCKLFSTYLLKNESSVFIVELPPYRLPQGRTLIRGTWEKGKGFLRKAGTLILGGSVLIWFLSYSGPGGFGVDMDDSFLAKIGGLMAPLLAPLGFGTWQSGSSLLTGFLAKEIVVSTMNIIYHVPNMEGLQGQIAHSFTGLQAYSFMAFVLLYTPCLATVGVIRKETSSWRWTAFSVGYAVALAYLISLIIYQGGRLLGLA